Proteins encoded in a region of the Gammaproteobacteria bacterium genome:
- a CDS encoding helix-turn-helix transcriptional regulator, producing MDNILNKQMSTRDLYYYRRRLQNNVYHDILDRFYELAKTEGLNKKKLAELVSKDGSQVSNWLKRPSNLTLDTISDLLLAMGAELDTGVIPIEETEPEHAITMPLSNVVDLKTYAPPEESTKRYYDHAAT from the coding sequence ATGGACAATATTTTAAATAAGCAGATGAGCACTAGGGATTTGTATTATTACAGGCGCAGGCTCCAGAATAATGTTTATCATGACATTCTGGATCGCTTTTATGAGCTTGCAAAAACTGAGGGCCTAAATAAGAAAAAGCTGGCCGAATTGGTTTCTAAAGATGGGTCACAAGTAAGTAACTGGTTAAAGCGTCCAAGCAATCTTACTTTAGACACAATCAGTGACCTTCTGCTTGCGATGGGCGCTGAACTAGATACTGGCGTCATTCCAATCGAGGAGACAGAGCCAGAACACGCGATTACCATGCCATTAAGCAATGTCGTTGATTTGAAAACTTACGCACCACCGGAAGAAAGCACAAAGCGCTATTACGATCATGCCGCAACCTAG
- a CDS encoding RNA-binding protein: protein MPKGPKGQKRPADVIGNAVKIAKTATHEIEDEIDENGKNKAAQALGRKGGAARAKTLTKEQREEIARKAAQTRWKKTSE from the coding sequence ATGCCTAAAGGACCCAAAGGTCAGAAGCGACCCGCTGACGTGATCGGCAACGCCGTCAAGATTGCCAAGACCGCCACCCATGAGATCGAGGACGAGATAGACGAGAACGGGAAAAACAAGGCTGCTCAGGCGCTGGGGCGCAAGGGTGGGGCTGCTAGGGCTAAGACGCTTACGAAAGAGCAAAGGGAAGAGATTGCTAGGAAGGCAGCACAGACTCGCTGGAAGAAGACTTCTGAGTAA
- a CDS encoding GMC family oxidoreductase, which yields MAQASFPTREEVDFVVVGSGSAGGIVARELSMAGFSTVVLEQGPYLQPSDFTHDEWAVTENEELVWGPRKGHPQTFRRYEHEKAEIADRAVLGYAHNVGGSSAHYSGNFWRLRPIDFMERSVRGEIPGTNFTDWPITYEELEPYYTRVEWEIGMSGLQGPWDPPRSRDYPLPPLAVKSSGVLLERAARKLGWTAYPQPHAILSGTLNGRPGCVNCGFCLGFGCEVGAKSSTAVAMIPEALGSGNCELRTGCTVSRVDTDSNGRVTEVVYWEEDGTVQAQKAKAVVLCANGAETPRLLLLSESSRFPDGLANGSGMVGKNLMFNGSSSIAGLFEHPINAHKSVPTTRVIHDFYSIDSSHGFYGGGGIDARHLSRGLPMAFAMRGSPFGGASWGSEFKQNLEREFSHTCSFNGHTTSLPLSRNNVSLDPEVKDKWGRPALRTTFMNHPDDFATMNFFLDRSRELMEAAGAIKISSGNYAANGQTGGVHLLGTCRMGDDPASSVVDRYNRAHDVPNLFMVDGGSLVTSGRGQPTMTIMALAFRAADHMIQAARQGDI from the coding sequence ATGGCACAGGCATCCTTTCCAACCCGTGAAGAAGTGGATTTTGTCGTGGTTGGCTCCGGTTCTGCCGGCGGAATCGTGGCCCGGGAGTTGTCCATGGCAGGCTTTTCCACGGTCGTTCTGGAACAGGGCCCCTATCTGCAACCGTCCGACTTTACCCATGACGAATGGGCGGTGACTGAGAACGAAGAGCTGGTCTGGGGCCCCCGCAAAGGGCATCCCCAGACCTTCCGACGCTACGAACACGAAAAAGCCGAAATTGCCGACCGGGCCGTATTGGGTTACGCGCACAATGTCGGTGGCAGCAGCGCTCACTACTCGGGCAACTTCTGGCGCCTGCGTCCTATCGATTTCATGGAACGCTCTGTTCGGGGTGAGATACCTGGCACCAATTTTACCGACTGGCCGATCACCTACGAAGAGCTGGAACCCTACTACACCAGGGTGGAGTGGGAGATCGGCATGTCGGGCCTGCAGGGGCCATGGGACCCGCCCCGCTCCAGGGACTATCCACTACCGCCGCTGGCAGTCAAATCCTCGGGCGTTCTGCTGGAACGGGCTGCCAGGAAACTGGGCTGGACGGCTTATCCCCAGCCCCACGCCATCCTATCCGGCACACTCAATGGCCGACCCGGCTGCGTTAACTGTGGCTTCTGTCTGGGCTTCGGTTGCGAAGTGGGCGCCAAGTCGTCCACCGCCGTGGCAATGATCCCCGAGGCTCTGGGGTCCGGCAATTGCGAGTTACGTACCGGCTGCACCGTGTCGCGGGTAGATACTGACAGCAACGGCCGCGTAACCGAAGTGGTTTACTGGGAGGAGGATGGCACTGTTCAGGCTCAAAAGGCGAAGGCCGTAGTGCTATGCGCCAATGGCGCGGAAACCCCTCGCCTGCTGCTCCTGTCCGAATCCAGCCGCTTTCCGGATGGCCTGGCCAACGGCAGCGGCATGGTGGGTAAGAACCTGATGTTCAACGGCTCGTCTTCTATCGCCGGCCTGTTCGAGCACCCGATCAATGCCCATAAGAGCGTCCCCACCACCCGGGTAATTCACGACTTCTACAGCATCGACTCGAGCCACGGATTCTACGGCGGCGGTGGTATCGATGCGCGCCATCTGTCGCGAGGTTTACCGATGGCTTTCGCCATGCGCGGCAGCCCCTTTGGTGGCGCGAGCTGGGGTAGCGAATTCAAGCAGAACCTGGAGCGGGAGTTCTCACACACCTGCTCATTCAATGGACATACCACCAGCCTGCCATTGTCCAGAAACAACGTGAGCCTGGATCCCGAGGTTAAAGACAAGTGGGGCCGGCCCGCTTTGCGCACCACTTTCATGAATCATCCCGATGACTTTGCCACCATGAATTTTTTCCTGGACCGCTCACGGGAACTGATGGAGGCCGCCGGGGCCATCAAGATTTCCAGCGGCAACTACGCGGCCAATGGCCAGACCGGCGGTGTGCACCTGCTGGGCACCTGTCGCATGGGAGACGACCCCGCCTCCTCGGTGGTGGACAGATACAATCGCGCCCACGACGTGCCGAACCTGTTCATGGTTGACGGCGGCAGCCTGGTCACCTCCGGGCGCGGACAACCCACCATGACCATTATGGCGCTGGCTTTCCGGGCCGCCGATCATATGATCCAGGCTGCGCGGCAAGGGGATATCTGA
- a CDS encoding DUF393 domain-containing protein: MIIYYDGNCPFCDRYVHFIKLKETAGSVQLQDLRHDEEGRRGLERQGFNLDEGMVVDLDGKRLGGADAVNALALLSTPVDTFNRFNRA, translated from the coding sequence GTGATTATCTATTACGACGGCAACTGCCCGTTCTGCGATCGCTACGTGCACTTCATTAAACTGAAGGAGACCGCCGGATCGGTACAACTTCAAGACCTTCGCCACGACGAAGAAGGTCGCCGCGGTCTGGAACGGCAAGGCTTCAACCTCGACGAGGGCATGGTTGTCGACCTGGACGGGAAACGGCTTGGCGGCGCCGACGCGGTCAATGCTCTCGCCCTGCTATCGACGCCAGTCGACACTTTTAACCGCTTCAACCGGGCTTGA
- a CDS encoding integrase domain-containing protein — protein sequence MPRQTKPLSDTQIKQAKPKEKEYTIWDGYGLGVRIKPSGSKVWIFNYYKPFTKSRTNIGLGPYSSAKEGRTLAQARKLRDQYRGLLANNIDPKDHVKEEQSKGKEAHENTFETVYRKWLKVKQDGWAESYRKRLTQALELHILPALGPIPVSKITAPEVIKILEPIADRQALETVRKLCRWLNEVMTYATNAGLVDANRLSGIGKAFKTPVSRNMPSIRPEQLPGFLQKLESSNHEITTKCLILWLLHTMCRPSEGANAKWEEIDFDEKLWKIAPERMKKRRPHVVPLSDQALDILETMRPISQHREFIFPSRSKPRGAINSETANMAMKRLGYQGVFVSHGIRALASTVLNEQGFSPDIIEVAQSRVGKDAVRAIYNRVEYLEQRRKMMVWWSRHILDAASGDIPKLSQRTLRIV from the coding sequence ATGCCTCGTCAAACTAAGCCCCTCAGCGATACTCAGATCAAGCAGGCCAAGCCCAAGGAAAAGGAATACACCATCTGGGATGGCTATGGTCTGGGAGTAAGGATAAAACCCAGCGGTTCAAAAGTCTGGATATTTAATTACTACAAGCCCTTCACTAAGAGTCGTACAAACATTGGTCTCGGCCCTTACTCCAGTGCGAAAGAGGGCAGGACTCTCGCCCAGGCCAGGAAGCTAAGGGACCAATATAGGGGGCTGCTTGCGAACAATATCGATCCCAAGGACCACGTCAAGGAAGAGCAATCAAAGGGCAAGGAGGCACACGAAAATACTTTTGAAACTGTTTACCGTAAGTGGCTTAAGGTAAAGCAAGACGGCTGGGCGGAGTCTTACAGGAAACGTCTTACTCAGGCGCTGGAGCTTCATATTCTGCCGGCATTGGGACCGATCCCGGTTTCCAAAATTACCGCTCCGGAAGTCATCAAAATCCTTGAACCGATCGCTGACAGGCAAGCTCTGGAGACTGTAAGGAAGCTCTGCCGTTGGCTGAACGAGGTGATGACCTATGCCACGAATGCTGGCCTTGTGGACGCTAACAGGCTCTCAGGGATAGGGAAGGCATTCAAAACCCCGGTTTCCCGCAATATGCCGTCAATTCGGCCAGAACAGCTCCCAGGATTCCTTCAAAAGCTGGAAAGCTCCAATCATGAGATCACCACCAAGTGCCTTATCCTCTGGCTATTACATACTATGTGCAGGCCCTCTGAGGGTGCCAATGCCAAGTGGGAAGAGATAGATTTTGATGAAAAGCTTTGGAAGATTGCTCCTGAGAGAATGAAGAAGCGTAGGCCGCATGTTGTACCCCTTTCGGATCAGGCTTTGGATATACTCGAAACCATGAGGCCGATCAGCCAGCACCGAGAATTTATCTTTCCTTCACGTAGCAAACCACGAGGAGCCATAAACAGCGAGACGGCCAATATGGCAATGAAACGACTTGGGTATCAGGGTGTCTTTGTTTCTCACGGTATCAGGGCATTAGCCAGTACAGTGCTTAACGAACAAGGGTTCTCGCCCGATATAATAGAAGTTGCCCAATCAAGAGTCGGCAAAGATGCGGTTAGGGCAATATATAATCGTGTTGAATACTTGGAACAGCGGCGAAAAATGATGGTGTGGTGGAGCAGGCACATTCTTGATGCGGCAAGCGGTGACATTCCAAAACTATCTCAGCGAACCCTAAGAATTGTATAA
- a CDS encoding gluconate 2-dehydrogenase subunit 3 family protein — MNEQALSRRAFLKSATENAKNSLLVLTIPSLLAAGKEAQAAMESARPFSALSAWEAREYAAIAARIIPTDETPGATEAGVIYFIDNILSSSRAEVLPTMREGLAELLTTCKTIFGSATFYTLTAEQQDSLLRGIEQTAFFNTMRYLTVAGTFASPAYGGNRDQIGWQLIGFEDRHVWQAPYGHYDAEYMATGE; from the coding sequence TTGAACGAACAAGCTCTTAGCCGCCGTGCGTTTCTTAAATCGGCCACAGAAAACGCGAAAAATTCGCTGCTGGTACTGACAATCCCCTCTTTGCTGGCGGCTGGCAAGGAAGCCCAGGCGGCCATGGAGTCGGCCCGACCGTTCTCAGCATTGAGCGCCTGGGAGGCCAGGGAATATGCCGCCATTGCGGCACGAATCATTCCCACCGACGAGACACCCGGTGCTACGGAAGCGGGAGTGATCTATTTTATCGACAACATACTGAGCAGCAGTCGCGCAGAGGTACTACCGACCATGCGCGAGGGCCTGGCTGAGCTGCTGACCACCTGCAAGACAATTTTCGGCAGCGCCACATTTTACACACTGACAGCCGAGCAGCAGGATTCACTGCTACGGGGAATCGAACAAACCGCTTTCTTTAACACCATGCGTTATCTGACCGTCGCCGGAACGTTTGCTTCACCCGCCTACGGTGGCAACCGGGATCAGATCGGCTGGCAACTGATAGGTTTCGAGGACCGTCACGTCTGGCAGGCACCCTATGGCCATTACGACGCCGAATACATGGCAACAGGAGAATAA
- a CDS encoding toll/interleukin-1 receptor domain-containing protein has protein sequence MHEYSTLTCILVAVFFSLDAFAWFLSRNHESEDPVLNAIQTTRVALMTAIVVLINYVAFRKPGPAVLMDWHFWIFSGWTGFCLAYALFWFSIPRRDLLLLGHVVRTWKMRLPKLRVANQYGVLFVIFAVLEFGAVVSPTPFDLSREADLLNFVILSAFSVVIFCLVGPIFWIAARSSYTMGDNCFLSYSRSDGEQAQAIRSGLEARGLGCFQDIEGVRAGDEISQTLGEAIANSDVFIPLLSEASLKSSWVRDEIFLALHYAKMNGSPIIIPARICELGPVEEWVSEGNDVAAQIKSMNIFNLSMRDGALEPEVNRLVESIRRKTKPDIRYLAREQPVKVRSIE, from the coding sequence GTGCACGAATATTCAACTCTCACGTGCATTTTAGTTGCGGTTTTTTTCTCGCTGGACGCCTTCGCATGGTTTTTGTCTCGAAATCATGAATCAGAGGATCCAGTTCTCAATGCGATACAAACCACCCGGGTTGCATTAATGACCGCGATTGTCGTACTGATCAACTATGTGGCTTTTCGCAAACCTGGCCCAGCAGTTCTTATGGATTGGCATTTCTGGATATTCTCGGGCTGGACAGGATTTTGCCTGGCCTATGCATTGTTTTGGTTTTCGATACCCAGAAGAGATCTACTACTGCTCGGCCACGTCGTACGCACATGGAAGATGCGGCTGCCAAAGCTCAGGGTTGCCAATCAGTACGGTGTTCTGTTTGTAATTTTTGCGGTGCTGGAATTTGGGGCAGTGGTCAGCCCTACCCCTTTTGATCTCAGCAGAGAGGCGGACTTGCTTAACTTCGTAATTTTAAGTGCGTTCTCGGTAGTCATTTTTTGTCTCGTAGGACCGATATTCTGGATAGCTGCCAGGTCCTCCTACACCATGGGAGACAATTGCTTCCTGAGTTATTCGCGCAGTGATGGAGAGCAAGCCCAGGCAATTCGAAGTGGCCTGGAAGCACGGGGTCTCGGTTGCTTCCAGGATATCGAGGGGGTGCGAGCTGGGGATGAGATATCTCAGACGCTGGGAGAAGCTATTGCGAATTCCGATGTGTTCATTCCCCTGCTGTCCGAAGCGAGCCTGAAGAGCTCCTGGGTAAGGGACGAGATCTTTCTTGCATTGCATTACGCGAAAATGAACGGGTCCCCGATAATTATCCCTGCCAGAATTTGCGAATTAGGGCCGGTGGAGGAATGGGTGAGCGAAGGAAATGACGTTGCCGCACAAATCAAATCAATGAACATTTTCAACCTAAGTATGCGCGACGGTGCTCTTGAACCTGAAGTTAACCGACTGGTTGAATCCATTAGACGAAAAACAAAGCCAGACATTCGCTATCTGGCAAGAGAACAGCCCGTCAAAGTCAGGAGTATTGAATGA
- a CDS encoding IS3 family transposase (programmed frameshift) yields the protein MKKGTRYSPEYRERAVRMLFEQQDQHSSQWAAINSIAAKVGCTPETLRKWVKQAEIDQGKRDGLTSADRDRLKELERENRELKQANEILRKASAFFGPGGARPPTKEMIAFVDAHKEQYGIEPMCKQLPIAVSTYYEHKDRESDPDKESNRSIRDRHLKPEIQRVWDENQQVYGVRKVWRQMKREGFVIARCTVDRLMKQLGIQGVSRGGAKCWTTISDDSQDRPSDLVNRQFVAERPNQLWVADITFVATWSGFVYVAFVVDVYARAIVGWKVSRSLKTELVLDALEQAIWARKEIDNLIHHSDRGSQYLSIRYSDRLAEAGIESSVGSVGDSYDNALAETINGLYKTEVIRNPKRGPWKTIDDVEYATLEWVEWFNNRRLLEPIGNIPPAEYEKQYYDKIEESAMAA from the exons ATGAAGAAAGGAACAAGATATTCACCAGAGTATCGAGAGCGCGCTGTCAGGATGCTGTTTGAACAGCAGGATCAACACAGCTCGCAATGGGCAGCGATTAATTCAATAGCCGCAAAGGTTGGTTGTACGCCTGAGACGTTACGTAAGTGGGTCAAGCAGGCAGAGATCGATCAAGGCAAGCGAGACGGCTTAACTAGCGCAGATCGAGATCGGCTTAAGGAGTTGGAACGGGAAAACCGAGAGCTTAAGCAAGCCAACGAGATTTTGCGCAAGGCATCAGCTTTTTTCG GCCCAGGCGGAGCTCGACCGCCGACCAAAGAAATGATTGCCTTTGTCGATGCTCACAAAGAACAGTACGGAATCGAGCCAATGTGTAAGCAGTTGCCGATAGCTGTCTCAACTTACTATGAGCATAAAGACCGGGAATCTGATCCAGACAAAGAATCCAACCGATCAATACGTGACCGTCACCTTAAGCCTGAGATCCAGCGTGTGTGGGACGAGAACCAGCAAGTGTATGGTGTCAGAAAGGTCTGGCGGCAAATGAAGCGCGAGGGTTTTGTCATTGCTCGCTGCACGGTAGATCGGCTGATGAAACAGCTTGGCATCCAGGGTGTAAGTCGAGGTGGTGCCAAGTGCTGGACGACTATCAGCGATGACAGCCAGGACCGGCCCTCTGACCTGGTAAACCGTCAGTTCGTTGCTGAGCGGCCTAACCAGCTTTGGGTAGCGGACATTACGTTCGTAGCCACCTGGTCAGGGTTTGTCTATGTGGCGTTCGTGGTAGATGTCTATGCACGCGCTATCGTCGGCTGGAAGGTAAGCCGATCACTTAAAACAGAACTGGTACTGGATGCCCTGGAACAAGCGATCTGGGCCAGGAAGGAGATCGACAACCTGATCCACCACAGCGACCGGGGCAGCCAGTACCTGTCGATCCGTTACAGCGACCGCTTGGCCGAAGCCGGCATCGAATCTTCCGTAGGCTCTGTGGGCGATTCCTATGATAACGCTCTGGCCGAAACGATCAACGGCCTCTACAAGACCGAGGTCATTCGCAATCCAAAGCGTGGGCCCTGGAAGACAATTGACGATGTTGAATACGCTACCCTGGAATGGGTGGAGTGGTTTAACAACAGGCGGCTGCTGGAACCGATAGGAAATATTCCACCGGCTGAATATGAAAAGCAGTATTATGACAAAATTGAAGAGTCTGCGATGGCGGCATGA
- a CDS encoding AlpA family phage regulatory protein, which yields MKSELPSEITCSGYLRLPQILQLIPIGRSTWWHWVSTGKAPQSIKLGPRTTVWRAEDINQFILELEKQGGDDE from the coding sequence ATGAAAAGTGAATTGCCTTCAGAAATAACTTGCTCAGGTTACTTACGCTTACCTCAAATTCTACAGCTCATTCCTATTGGTCGTTCAACTTGGTGGCATTGGGTATCCACTGGTAAAGCACCTCAGTCTATTAAGCTGGGCCCCCGTACTACGGTGTGGCGAGCAGAAGACATCAATCAGTTTATTTTAGAGCTTGAGAAGCAAGGAGGCGACGATGAGTAG